The Leptodactylus fuscus isolate aLepFus1 chromosome 5, aLepFus1.hap2, whole genome shotgun sequence genome segment TTACCGCGTCACAGACGCTTCTCCGCGTTCCGGACAAGTCTGTAAACCGGACAATGTCAGTTCACTGAGGTATAATACACAGCAGACATGATAGGAGAGATCGATACAGGTCGCACATAGCGACCAATCAAAGTGCAGCTTTCATGCTCTACATGTCTCTgggaaaatgaaagctgtgctgtgattggttgccgtgAGGAACAAAGTTTTAGGCCTAGATATTTTTCGTAAATCTACCCCCGACTATACAATTATAAGGAGAGCAGAAGTCACCACATTAATGAGGTGCGGGACCCCTCCTAATAAGTGGGGGTCCTGTTCCTCATTTTAATCGAAATTAAAGGCGTTTAGAGCAACCAGTGGGGTGGCCGgggaaaaatctaaaaaaaatttttttaaaaaagcataaTCACCTGTTTCTGGTGATCTGTTGCCCACTGCTGGCCCCCTTTCGTTGCGTGCCAGGGCCGCAGTGCCTGTAGTCCTGAGCCTCACATATTGGAGatggaccagtgacatcactcacctATAGGAACGGTTCCTCACCGATCAGTGATTGGTCATGTGAGGCTAAAAACTTTCGGGTGACATCAGCGGGCaatagagcaccagggacagaaagtgatgtttttggatttttttaaaaatgttcttTCTTTTACATCCCCCTTTGGCCGCTTCATGGACTGCTCCAAATCTTGGACATCCTTTTAATGGGATGAATTTTTCTTGGTTTTATCCAAATCCCAGTCCTTTCAATGGGGCAACATCGTACCTATTCACTCCACACCCCGATATTTCTCAACATACTTTGGGGTGTTCCGGCTGCTGAAATTTGTATACCTTagaggtgtatatatgtatatacacaccatATACATACCAGGAAAAGTGCTTGACTATGTCCTACCAAGTGTAGGCCCTCAGGGGCGGAACATGAAGGAAACCATGCCCCGCCCCCACTGAACCTGCATTAAACCTATCAGTATAATTTTTGCCTGGAGTGttagtataaggctaagttcacatctgcctttttATTTCCAGTTTTTTTGTTTCATCATAGTAGCGGAGTATTCCTCATAGGATGGACAACAATATTGcccgtggaccccattgacttatAAGAGGGGTCCGTCTAGGTTTTGTCATTTCACAATAACCATGATGATACCTGTGATACAGATCGGCCCGTAGCAGCAATCTACCCCTGTAATGCGccttaaattttttaattttttttaaaatcatcaacaaaaaaaaaattcaaaaacggaaaaaccccaaaaacaaaagACCCCACAAAAACATTCCTTTGTATAACGGAAGACAGTGATGGTCTATATTCCCTTTAGCtgcacactatacagtatacagactgaCATCACTGTATACGTGCACCTTCCCAAAAGTCGACCATAGGCAAAACAAAAATGTCATACAAAACGGCCCAGGCGTCTGCAATATATCAAGCAGAGGTACCAGCGTTGTGCAAATGATAACCTACCGATATTTCAAGTCTACAGTCAGTTTTACAGTCTTGACGAGATGCAAAGTGCTTACTTACAAAAACCTCGACTTTCCTGTGCAGAATGAACAAAAACAgagacaaaaaaccccccaaaaagttTGCCCAAATTTGTAGATTGTAAAGCTATGATTTGTGATGTGCAATAGGTAAGGAAGAGAAAGCATGGCGGAATAACGCTAAAGGGTAAGTAACGTCTATAAAACATTTGGTACGGCAGAAGTTTAGATAGGTGAGGGTTCAAGTGACGAGACCCCCATCGACTGCTAAAACGAGGGGCAGAAATGCTTAAAGGGGGTCAGTCACGAGAACCTAGGCCCGCAGATAGactagggtcacccgaatcaaatggtggtttccccttgtgaattgctgcctccattgctgagatatcgctgttttagtCAATAAGTAATAGCTCTATGGAGTAATGGCGGCGcccaagagctcatttgcatatggagaaaaAGTCGATATCTCGGCACCAGAGACAACGATACACGTGGGGACAACACTGTTTGACTCAGGGGACCATAACCTATCTGTGGGGATGGATTGATAGGCTACGGtctggtgacattccctttaaagggattctaccattaaaaaccttttttctgtggctaacacgtcagaatagcctttagaaaggctattcgtctcctacctttagatgggatctctgccgcgccgttccttagtaataccgttttttaccggtatgtaaattagttctgtagcagcgatgggggcgggccccagtgctgaaaatgcgatgagggcgtccccaccactgcccgagaacaggatcctgcgccgcctctatcttctgctggatcctccccttctttcttcagcagcatcacctctgtcggctcttacactagtagagcagactgcgcatgctcgcaattgcggcctcggaactatggtactactactagtgtaagagccgacagaggtgacgctgctgaagaaagaaggggaggatccagcagaagatagaggcggcgcaggatcttGTTCTCGagtagcggtggggacgccctcattgcattttcagcgctggggcccgcccccatcgctgccagagaagtaatttacataccggtaaaaaacggtattactaaggaacatctaaaggtaggagacgaatagcctttctaaaggctattccgacgtgttagccacagaaaaaagatttttaatggtagaatccctttaaatggcctCTGTGCCTATGTGATCCAGTGCAACTGGGTCCTTAACTCTGCTGTACAAGGAAAGAACTAGGTTGAGCACCATCGGTGAGAATCCCTGCACACGTGCCCACGGCCAATCAAAACTTCTGACGTGTAAAACGTTTTGTAAAAGATTCGTCTCCCTTTAAGAAGGACAAGCTCTTAAAGGGTCACTTAAACCTATCGCGCTCAGTCCAGCAGACCAACATCAGATCCCCATAATTGTACAAGAGGTAAACACACAAAGCGGCAGCAAGAatttttttcttccaaaaacaaaAACCATAAAATTGTCAGTAAAAATGAGAACTCCCTCAAGAGTCAAATTTCAATTTTGTAACATTCAGAAATTTGTTTTTCTAAAAAAAtttgattacatttttttttcatctccagGCTCCAAAATTTTTGGTTTTACGTCTACGTCGCCCAGAGGTGGTTTGTATGTTGTTCTGTATGTAGTGTATTGCGCCCCCTACCGAAACTAGGTCCATGAACATTCAGATACAGGCGTAATAACCGGAGATCAACTGACCCAATGATCCTTCTGATCCAGAGACCTCAAGGCAGCGAGGTGGAggaaaaaaatagaacaaaaaaaaaaaaaaattaaataaaaaaataaaaaataaaaattggactGCTTCAACTTGATTCAAGAAATTGCTTCCCAAACTGACAAAAATAATCCGCAATTTTTGCCCCTCCTGCTTTTACTTTCTTCGGGTTTAGACTTCACCTTCTTCTTAAGGACTCTGGTCGTCATTTGTAAGTACTAATATTAGTCATTGACAGTAATTGTCACCCAGCCAGCCGAGACATCCGCCTGTTCCTCCACGATGGTCTCACCTCGCGGACAATGAGAGGAATGATGAAGAGGATGGTCAAAATAGTCTGTGGACAATACAAAAGTATACATTTGGATCATTCGTATAAATCCATTCTTACAACCCTGGCCAACCATGTAGGAGTGGATGCCTGCAGTCAGTGGGCTATGTCCCAAAATCTGTTACACTAAAGGGAAACTTTCCCCACCTCCATCacgttgcatcctttaatagcctccgctccactgattccagcgtatttggaattttttctctagccctcactgttcctgagtaatcagtgctttcagttttggtgcctgatatgttaactagactccctaattgcaagtgggtggtgtcaggcagaagcaagcAATTGAGCCTCATTCTAAATTCACACATTCTCTGCCTCTGATTGAACAGTGTCAGAGAGCTCCGAGTCCCACGCCTTGCCTGAAACCACCCACttaacattagggagtctagttgacATGTCCGGCATCAAAAATAAcaccactgattgctcaggaatggtgggggttagagaaaaaattccaactacgccagaatcagtggaatggcacctattaaaggatggcAAGACATGGAGTTggtagaagtggtgaaaggtcctgttgaGCTTAACTTGGgaaattttttcaaaaacataataaaattccGTAAAATAAATTTCTAGTTCTATAAAAATTTAGCAGATAATATAGAGCTTAAGGATAGTCTGgtgtacaatgttttttttttagagaattcTTAGGAGGTAACAGAAGAGGGTCCCTCCTCTCAGTCTGGAGGACCCAATACGTCCATACACAGCATGGACAAGTTATTGATTTTAATGGACACCATGTAATGCTTCCTTTATCCTGAGGAGGCGCTGTAGGAGAATGTAATACTTAATGCCGATGGTTGGGGGTTTATTttcaaacaaaaacataaaatatgaGAAGGAAATAACTTAATACACCATCTTCTTACCATAAGGATGAAGAAATAGAAGACCCACATCCAGCCCAGGCCGCCTTGTATCACGGAcaccaggacctgcaagagtggACAGTCAAAACAAGcacagaccatgtgaccaatatatatgataaaaaaaaaacaaaaaaaacaaccagaCCAATCCGGCTGGTTATAACAAATATATATTCTGATTCGTGCTCTCTATATACCTGGCCCAAAGCGGCTCCAACACTGCCGGTTCCGTCCACAATGCCGGTGACCGTGGCCAGAGCCTCGCTGCTGCCTCTCACCATCTCCTGGCGTCCCAGATCCGCAGAGATTGCCGAACTGATCATGTTTGAGGGACCCCCGATGAAAAACCCTACAAACAAATATACACTTAATGGCCTGGACACTGCATGTACTGCCAACAGCGATGGTCTCCTGttaggaaactacaactcccagcatgccctgacagggatttctgacttaaaggggttttccaggagaaGGTCACACGTTTTACCAAGTAAAGTGTAaagttggaaacccctttaatgaacgatcaggtgtctccctctctggaggacccatcctgtcctgtattacacagacaatccattaatttgaatggacaatgtgtaatacttcatttcaccaGTGGTGTCACTGCAGCGAAATTGAACACTTACTGTCCCAAGCTAACTTGCAGTACCTGAGGCACATTCAGTCATATCGCCCCCTACAGGTGAGAAGGTTAAAAGCGAATATAGGATTAGGTCATGGAGACATCATACCTGTGATAGCCATGAGGACGGCGTTGATCGGTTTATTGTTTGGAGATCCTGCGAAACGGAAAAACAAACCAGGAATTAAATCTGATACAAGTGCCAAATAATAGAAATATTCACATATAGAACCGATAGAAGATGGCACGAACAACGCTCCAGACGATAAAGAGATACACAGTGTGAACATGGTATGACCCCGGTCACTAATGGGTTAAGCCACAACACAAGTGAAAGGGTTCACATACTTCTCCCCCAAATCGGATGACAACAATTCCTAATGTCATGAGAAACCACAAGCACAGCAATAGCGGCATCGACTTCCCCTTTCTCATGAGAACACACACACAGATACGGACTCAGATTACACCATTATAACCAGTGAGTCCCAGTGATACCAGTACAGTCGTGTTACTGGTGAGCCGAGGCGCGGCAGAACTCACGGCTGTATCCGAACAGGGAGCCCACGGCGAGCAGCAGACTGATGGCCAGGACGGGGGACCTCTTCTTCATGATGTCAGAGATAAATCCTTGGATAGTGCCACCTACAGGAGGACAGAGAAAGAAAAACAGAGTATTTAGGAGGCTTGTGGAGGAAAAGGAAGACATATATGCTGGGATAGCACCACCTACAGGAGGACAGAGAAAGAAAAACAGGGTATTTAGGAGGCTTGTGGAGGAAAAGGAAGACATATATGCTGGGATAGCACCACCTACAGGAGGACAGAGAAAGAAAAACAGGGTATTTAGGAGGCTTGTGGAGGTAAAGGAAGACATATATGCTGGGATAGCGCCACCTATAGGAGAACAGAGAATGAAAAACGGCATTTAGGAGGCTTGTGGAGGTAAAGGAAGATATATATGCTGGgatagcgccacctacaggaggaCAGAGACTGAAAAACAGGGTATTTAGGAGGCTTGTGGGGGTAAAGGAAGATATATATGCTGGGATAGCGCCAACTATAGGAGAACACAGAATGAAAAACGGCATTTAGGAGGCTTGTGGAGGTAAAGGAAGACATATATGCTGGGATAGCGCCACCTATAGGAGAACAGAGAATGAAAAACAGGGCATTTAGGAGGCTTGTGGAGGTAAAGGAAGACATATGTTGGGATAGCGCCACCTACGGGAGGACAGAGAAAGAAAAACAGGGTATTTAGGAGGCTTGTGGAGGTAAAGGAAGACATATATGCTGGGATAGCGCCACCTATAGGAGAACAGAGAATGAAAAACGGCATTTAGGAGGCTTGTGGAGGTAAAGGAAGATATATATGCTGGgatagcgccacctacaggaggaCAGAGACTGAAAAACAGGGTATTTAGGAGGCTTGTGGGGGTAAAGGAAGATATATATACTGGGATAGCGCCACCTATAGGAGAACACAGAATGAAAAACAGGGCATTTAGGAGGCTTGTGGAGGTAAAGGAAGACATATATGCTGGGATAGCGCCACCTATAGGAGGACAAAGAATAAAAAGCAGGCCATATAGGAAGCTTGTGGAGGTAAAGAAAGAGATAAATCCTTGGATAGTGCCACCTACAGGAGGACCCTACAgactgatggcctatcttaaaggggtttctaacCCTAAAAGCATATTTCATACTGGTGACCTCTACACACAATAAGCTATCAGTGTCTActtggtggtggtctgacacctgggccccaggcagatcagctgatccagctGCCTCCGGCACTGGAAGATACTGCAGTAGACGGGGAGCGCATGCAGTTTGCTCTTATCCAAGTAACAggtgcagagctgcagttccctggtgctaccaccatacagtggatggagctgtagCCCTTTACGTGAAGACATCACAGCACTTGCACCCATGAGATCAGCACGACAGGTTTACGGGTCATGTGTCCCAAAGGGGTTAACTGGCCAAATGTCCGCCCGGCCGAATGCCCACTACAGACCATACGCCATACATACAGACTCACCTATGATCCCTCCTATGTCGTACCAGATAGACAGCTGGTCGGCCTCGGCCTCCTTCCAGTGGAAGTTGATGCTCAGGTAGAAGGGCAGCCAGAAGAAGAAGGAATAGTTGACCAACTTCAGACAGGCGTAGGCCAGAGAGTACTGCCGAAGACATGGGGGAACGGGCATTACACAACATATATAGACAGCAAGAAGAAGACCCAGAGTCTGGGACCAGCCCTATACAAAGTCATTAGCATAGACatcacttaaagggatagtctagaaatagaaaaaaaaaaaggatccagaaacagcgccatccTTGACTGCAGGATGTGTCTGGAACTgcagctcatctctagttgaatgACCTAAAACAGTGACCATTAAATCTGCCATTATGGGTCTCATACAGGTTGTCACttagctttcccagagtcctgaaaGGCAAATATGTCAATGTATACAAAGTATAGGAGCAGAGGCTGCACGGCTGAATACACAAGCAAATCTGCAGTTCTggatctaggaaagctgggtgatggctCTAGTGGGGGCTATAATACGGAGCCATGTGTGTGGATATCATAGGGAGAAGTGCCAACTATAAGGCAAAACAATCCTCCATACTAGTAGTATAGCCTGCGGTACATTCATAGGAACCAGGCTCATTTCTGCCACCTCCTGGTCACTGAATGAACACAGGGAGAAACAGGAATGAACAGGTAATACTAAATACAGCTAGAAGGCCAatggtgaccattactgtacatgtATAGGGATCTGGCCCTGTGTATGAGGACAACCCGACTGTCCCCGACATCTCCTGCCATAAACAAAGGTTAGACGCCGTCCCATCTCATCCCTTATTTACATACGGGAAGGCGTTTATGGGGAGACTGAGAACATCCAGCTATAAACCCTGGTATACATATAGATTTATTCTACAGAGAaaatgtagtcactgtgtacatacattacatttcttatcctgtattatactccagagctgcgctcactattctgctggtacagtcactgtgtacatacattacattatttatcctgtattatactccagagctgcgctcactattctgctggtgcagtcactgtgtacatacattacatttcttatcctgtattatactccagagctgcgctcactattctgctggtgcagtcactgtgtacatacattacattacttatcctgtattatactccagagctgcgctcactattctgctggtgcagtcactgtgtacatacattacattatttatcctgtattatactccagagctgcgctcactattctgctggtgcagtcactgtgtacatacattacttatcctgtattatactccagagctgcgctcactattctgctggtacagtcactgtgtacatacattacattacttatcctgtattatactccagagctgcgctcactattctgctggtgcagtcactgtgtacatacattacattatttatcctgtattatactccagagctgcactcactattctgcaggtacagtcactgtgtacatacattacatttcttatcctgtattatactccagagctgcgctcactattctgctggtgcagtcactgtgtacatacattacatttcttatcctgtattatactccagagctgcgctcactattctgctggtacagtcactgtgtacatacattacattatttatcctgtattatactccagagctgcgctcactattctgctggtgcagtcactgtgtacatacattacttatcctgtattatactccagagctgcgctcactattctgctggtgcagtcactgtgtacatacattacattacttatcctgtattatactccagaactgcgctcactattctgctggtgcagtcactgtgtacatatattacattacttatcctgtattatactccagagctgcgctcactattctgctggtacagtcactgtgtacatacattacattacttatcctgtattatactccagagctgcgctcactattctgctggtacagtcactgtgtacatacattacattacttatcctgtattatactccagagctgcgctcactattctgctggtgcagtcactgtgtacatacattacattacttatcctgtattatactccagagctgcactcactattctgctggtgcagtcactgtgtacatacattacattacttatcctgtattatactccagagctgtgctcactattctgctggtacagtcactgtgtatatacattacttaccctgtactgatcctgggttacatcctgtattatactccagagctgcgctcattattctgctggcacagtcacatgTAACTATTAACCCTTACCAGTAATACTCCAGGCAGGCAGCAGGCCTGTATAAAGCCGATGGCTTTGGTCTCACTGTCAGTTTCAGGAGCTTGTATGGAATAACTTGACTCGCTGTCGCCCTCAGTCTCCTCACTGATCAGCGGTCggttcgcctcctcctcctgctctgcGCTTTCACTATCTTCCTCCCCAGCATCAGGCAGACCTGTGAGTACAATGACATGATGGATAACACCATCACACACAGTAACGCCTCCTCCGACCACCAGGACTACTTCGCCAACTTACCCAGCTCTTTTGGTGTTGTCACCAGACCAAAGAAGATAATCAACCCGCCGGCAAACTGGACGGAGGCCGTCACCAGGAAGGCGTACTGAGGAGACACACACCACAAGATTGTGACTTAGAGACCTCCCGGGGTCAACATTTTCTGCTAACCTGCCCCATAGATAAGCAGTCACTGAGATTTATGGCTGCCACTTTACCCCTGCACCACACTACAACTTCCACACGTATTATAACACTCCCACTGGGGAAGAGccctcacttaaaggggtattctaggtCGAACATGTGTACTACTGGTCTAAGAGGGCGCTGGATATAGCTGACCCCCATCAGTCTGTAACAGTCCTATGGAGATGAATGGAGTGGCTGCGCAAATGTGACCAGCTGCTCCATTcataagtgtgtgtggggggggggggggggggggcaagggaCCCCAATTCATTGATTGCTGTGGATCCCAGCAGTCCCCTATATAGTGGATAACGTAAAatgaccagaatacccctttaagtttatggcTGCAAGATCCTAACCATCCAGTGGTGGCGCCAAACTGTTGTACCCATTTACTGCTGCCTCTCCATATATAATCCAGaacctatacagtatacatgtgaGTACCTCGTAGCCATATTGCAGGACAGATGATGCAAGGAAGGCCCCCAAAATATTTCCAACAGAAGCGCAGGCGCTCCACAATCCGAACACCACGCCTCGCCTGGATGAGAAGGAAAAAACATGAACAATTAAGGAAACCATCCCCTCCTCATTCAGTagtgggacccccagtgatcaccaAAACAGGGACCCACCAGAGCGTTCcacatgaatggagcagcagtgtgtAGGCATGGTCACTGTTTGCCAGTACAATAGCGCCCCCATAGGAGTAAATGGAACAGTAGTCACGTGTGTAGACCACCGcaccattcacatggggcacctAGGAAGAAGTTGCAGGTCCCCATCCCTCTgattgtatgggggggggggggggggggggtcacagtggTTGGACCACAAGAATTCAGATACTTATGCCCTACACTGTGCCCAGAGGTTAAGGGTCAATAGAGAGGAAAAACCATTTAATGGGGTCACATGCTGGGACCGCCACGGTGTCAAGAATTTTATCTCTTGGTCAAAGAGAGTCGTCTaccactctggaggacccgtccctgtcctgtattatacagacaacccattgatgtgaatggacactgtgtaatactcaatttcccctgtgggggtactgcagggaaactgaacacttccTGCTAAGTTTTCCACAGATTACAGCAGATCACTGAGGACACTTTATGATGGGGGACCCTTCTAACAAACAGAGAAACCATTAACCGCCAAACTAGGGGAAATGCTTACCCTGACTTCCCGAACCAGTTCCCCATGACGGCCACCACACAGGGCCACCCTGTCGACTGCAGAAGCCCATTAACCACCCAGAGGACACAGTAGAGGATCTTGTTGTAGAAGTGAAGCCATTCAGTGACCGTACCGAACACGAACATCTGGAAGAGACAAAGGAGAAACCGGTCACATGGCAGGTCGGGGGACAACAATCGGGCAATCGCTGGCCATACAATTCCCTAATGTAGCAGTCACTTAGGATTCAAGTTAGTGTTGAGCTGTCAGATGGATGACACAAGTGACTGAGATTTCGCAATATGTTGGGAAATCTTGTGACAAACAGGATCCTTCTCCTTTTAGAAGGAGGAGAAACTGATCATGTGACCTCTGGGAATGTCTTCCAAGGTATGGCCGCCCTACCTGCCCCGTAATATAAAGAATGACTCTCACTATGGAGGACCCCCTTTCCCCTCTGGGGCTTGGATTGCAGATTGGGATTGGAGAGGCTCACATAACCCCAGTGATTGCTGGTAATGGAACTGGTGACATAAGAGAGTGATGTCACTGATCCCTCacctgtgac includes the following:
- the SLC37A3 gene encoding sugar phosphate exchanger 3, producing MDFPGSPRRAAACQGFFAQYTHHHLVVFLLTFFSYALLHASRKAFSNVKVSISNQWTPSDLNTSVYIVDPNSTWNENTLFPDHESATIFLGLLDTIFLFAYAVGLFISGIIGDRLNMRYVLTFGMCSSAVTMFVFGTVTEWLHFYNKILYCVLWVVNGLLQSTGWPCVVAVMGNWFGKSGRGVVFGLWSACASVGNILGAFLASSVLQYGYEYAFLVTASVQFAGGLIIFFGLVTTPKELGLPDAGEEDSESAEQEEEANRPLISEETEGDSESSYSIQAPETDSETKAIGFIQACCLPGVLLYSLAYACLKLVNYSFFFWLPFYLSINFHWKEAEADQLSIWYDIGGIIGGTIQGFISDIMKKRSPVLAISLLLAVGSLFGYSRSPNNKPINAVLMAITGFFIGGPSNMISSAISADLGRQEMVRGSSEALATVTGIVDGTGSVGAALGQVLVSVIQGGLGWMWVFYFFILMTILTILFIIPLIVREVRPSWRNRRMSRLAG